A genome region from Nitrospira sp. includes the following:
- a CDS encoding pentapeptide repeat-containing protein encodes MKLLTRPAGPCRFPIGAFIATLWGIILLPGMLHAACTVETGGTNSTATFTLHLASTCTEAEREARAVPAGDLLRALAAGKGLDLAGVVVDGDLVLDELPTQKVSAVGDLAPEDRRVLEGLSDEEVHVIRGPFVIKHSRVKGRIVNRLKRGFLLITGPVVLAHTEFVGLVDLSRTVFLGLVDGSNATFRQESYFVQERFTQGAMFSDTRFGPHARFHRSMFSGPAIFRGARFQGLTEFLEVVFEQDANFSQTVFRQGTGFSGAHCRAKCDFSSSQFDREAFFLFSIFDRQATFASARFGSQADFSDAVFKQSDDLDQASFARPPLLTRTARVSVTVPGHAGPSSGPFPQAVTIALLAVALGLLVYVFRAK; translated from the coding sequence ATGAAATTATTGACGCGACCTGCTGGACCATGTCGATTCCCCATCGGGGCCTTCATCGCGACGCTGTGGGGCATTATTCTGCTCCCTGGGATGCTGCACGCAGCATGTACGGTGGAGACGGGCGGGACCAACTCGACGGCGACGTTCACGCTGCACCTGGCTTCCACGTGCACGGAAGCCGAGCGAGAGGCGCGTGCCGTGCCTGCGGGTGATCTGCTGCGGGCGCTGGCGGCAGGGAAGGGGCTGGACTTAGCGGGGGTTGTCGTTGACGGCGATCTGGTACTCGATGAGTTGCCGACCCAGAAGGTGAGTGCGGTGGGCGACCTAGCACCCGAGGATCGTCGAGTGCTTGAGGGACTGAGCGACGAGGAGGTGCATGTCATTCGCGGGCCGTTCGTGATCAAGCACTCACGTGTGAAGGGACGGATCGTCAATCGTCTCAAGCGTGGCTTTCTGCTGATCACAGGACCGGTGGTGCTGGCGCACACGGAGTTTGTCGGACTCGTGGATCTGTCGCGCACGGTATTTCTGGGTCTGGTGGATGGATCGAATGCAACCTTCCGGCAGGAGAGTTATTTCGTTCAGGAACGGTTCACCCAGGGCGCCATGTTTTCGGATACGCGTTTCGGTCCGCACGCTCGATTCCATCGGTCCATGTTTTCCGGTCCGGCGATTTTCCGTGGGGCTCGCTTTCAGGGGTTGACTGAATTCCTTGAGGTGGTGTTTGAGCAGGATGCGAATTTTTCACAGACGGTGTTTCGTCAGGGCACAGGATTTTCCGGCGCGCATTGTCGGGCGAAGTGTGACTTTTCTTCGTCGCAGTTCGATCGGGAAGCATTTTTCCTGTTCTCTATCTTCGATCGTCAGGCCACCTTCGCCTCTGCGCGATTCGGGTCTCAGGCTGACTTCTCTGATGCCGTATTTAAGCAGTCCGATGACCTCGATCAAGCCAGCTTTGCTCGCCCACCGCTCTTGACCAGAACCGCCCGCGTGAGTGTGACCGTACCAGGGCATGCTGGCCCGTCTTCGGGGCCCTTCCCTCAGGCGGTGACGATAGCCTTGTTGGCGGTGGCCTTGGGGCTGTTGGTCTATGTGTTCAGGGCCAAGTAG
- a CDS encoding S16 family serine protease, translating to MVEVPMLAAIQSNNRGAFELLLFRWDHQPTPTPMALQWQGGNISPGEANLGSMALAFEYAVAHTPSVDHTGTVKVIGIAYAATGTEGPSAGGVMTVGFAALLKGEQIRRGIAMTGTISKDGTIGWVGEIPDKIRAAAREGCRTILIPEGQRDDPRWNLTRLAWELNVDVKEIRTVGEAYHLMTGGTLD from the coding sequence GTGGTTGAAGTCCCCATGTTGGCGGCCATTCAGAGCAACAACCGCGGAGCGTTTGAGCTACTCCTCTTCCGTTGGGATCACCAACCGACCCCCACCCCCATGGCTCTTCAATGGCAAGGCGGCAATATCAGTCCAGGGGAGGCCAATCTGGGATCCATGGCTCTCGCCTTTGAATACGCCGTAGCACACACCCCATCAGTCGATCATACCGGCACGGTCAAAGTGATCGGCATCGCCTATGCCGCCACTGGCACAGAGGGCCCCAGTGCCGGCGGGGTTATGACGGTCGGATTTGCCGCATTGTTAAAGGGAGAGCAGATCCGGCGGGGCATCGCCATGACCGGCACCATCAGCAAGGACGGCACCATCGGCTGGGTCGGGGAAATTCCGGACAAAATTCGTGCGGCGGCACGCGAAGGCTGCCGTACCATTCTGATTCCGGAGGGACAGCGCGATGATCCCCGCTGGAATCTCACCCGGCTCGCGTGGGAACTCAACGTCGACGTGAAGGAGATCCGCACTGTTGGGGAAGCCTACCACCTCATGACCGGAGGCACGCTCGACTAG
- a CDS encoding segregation/condensation protein A translates to MDQPELPYQVKIENFEGPLDLLLHLIKKNEINIYDIPIALIAQQYLDYLSVMKELNLAVAGEFLVMAATLLHIKSRMLLPVDEVAVDEEDGPDPREELVRRLLEYKQFKEAASQLDYKERMWRDVFSRDPGPPVHVTKDESLLDDISLFDLVDALQGVLSRHPGKRLVEIIPDNLTVRTRMSAIIEALEVHESMPFTALFEESSHRLVVIVTFLALLELIRIRVVRVFQSETFGAILVSRAFSAVAEGELVEESEWKNL, encoded by the coding sequence ATGGACCAACCGGAACTGCCTTACCAAGTCAAGATCGAGAATTTCGAAGGGCCTCTCGATCTCCTCTTGCACCTCATCAAGAAAAACGAAATTAACATCTATGATATTCCGATTGCGCTGATCGCTCAGCAGTATTTGGACTATCTGTCGGTGATGAAGGAATTGAACCTGGCCGTGGCCGGTGAATTTCTCGTGATGGCGGCAACGTTGCTGCACATCAAGTCACGAATGTTGTTGCCGGTGGACGAGGTCGCCGTGGATGAGGAAGACGGCCCCGACCCGCGCGAAGAACTCGTCCGTCGACTGCTGGAATACAAGCAGTTCAAAGAGGCGGCTTCGCAGCTGGACTATAAAGAGCGCATGTGGCGGGATGTCTTTTCGCGCGACCCCGGTCCGCCTGTGCACGTCACGAAAGACGAAAGTCTGCTCGATGATATCTCGCTCTTCGACCTGGTGGATGCGCTGCAGGGGGTCTTGTCTCGGCATCCTGGTAAACGACTCGTTGAAATTATCCCGGACAATCTCACGGTTCGCACCCGTATGAGTGCCATTATCGAAGCGCTGGAAGTGCATGAATCCATGCCCTTTACGGCGCTGTTTGAGGAGTCGAGCCACCGCCTCGTGGTGATTGTCACGTTTCTGGCGTTGCTCGAACTGATTCGAATCAGGGTCGTGCGTGTGTTTCAAAGCGAGACCTTTGGGGCGATTCTTGTCTCGCGGGCCTTTTCGGCGGTTGCAGAAGGGGAACTAGTGGAGGAGTCGGAATGGAAGAACCTATGA
- the guaA gene encoding glutamine-hydrolyzing GMP synthase has product MELWHDRILVLDFGSQYTQLIARRIREAQVYSQILPCTVPLATVLAYRPKGIVLSGGPSSVYDKKAPSVSKQLFEQGIPILGICYGMQLVTHLQGGEVEKAPHREFGRADLALDDRSDLFKGIGTRGSTVVWMSHGDRIERMPPGFRSIAHTDNSPIAAMKRHDAKQRIYCLQFHPEVAHTTEGATILKNFVYDICDCKPTWTMRSYVETAVEQIRQQVGTERVICALSGGVDSSVAAALTHRAVGDQLTCIFVDNGVLRAGERDQVEKTFSSQMHLNMRILDRTSQFLAGLKSVTDPERKRKIIGRLFIKNFEVESKKLKGIKYLVQGTLYPDVIESVSFKGPSATIKTHHNVGGLPTRMKLKLVEPLRELFKDEVRVLGQELGLPDEIIWRQPFPGPGLAIRVLGAVTKERLAILRGAETIVDQEIRAADLYREIWQAFAVLLPIRTVGVMGDQRTYEYVIAIRAVTSLDGMTADWAKIPNDVLGKMSSRIINEVKGVNRVVYDISSKPPSTIEWE; this is encoded by the coding sequence ATGGAACTCTGGCACGATAGAATTCTTGTCCTTGATTTCGGGTCCCAATACACACAGCTGATCGCACGGCGTATCCGTGAAGCGCAGGTCTACTCGCAGATCTTGCCGTGCACCGTGCCGCTCGCGACGGTGCTGGCCTATCGGCCCAAAGGCATCGTGTTATCCGGCGGACCGTCGAGCGTGTACGACAAGAAGGCCCCTTCCGTCTCCAAGCAACTCTTCGAACAGGGCATTCCTATTCTCGGGATCTGCTATGGAATGCAGTTGGTGACGCATCTCCAGGGGGGTGAAGTAGAGAAGGCCCCGCACCGCGAGTTCGGCCGGGCTGACCTCGCCCTCGATGACCGGTCGGATCTGTTTAAGGGAATCGGAACGCGTGGCTCGACCGTGGTGTGGATGTCGCACGGGGATCGGATCGAACGAATGCCGCCGGGATTTCGCTCCATCGCACACACGGACAATTCTCCCATTGCGGCGATGAAGCGACATGACGCGAAGCAACGTATCTATTGCCTTCAATTTCACCCGGAGGTCGCGCACACCACTGAGGGCGCCACGATCCTCAAGAACTTCGTCTACGATATTTGCGACTGTAAGCCGACCTGGACCATGCGCTCCTATGTCGAAACAGCCGTGGAGCAGATCAGGCAACAAGTCGGGACGGAACGGGTGATCTGCGCCTTGAGCGGCGGGGTGGATTCCTCTGTGGCGGCGGCCTTGACGCACCGTGCGGTCGGCGATCAGCTGACGTGTATTTTTGTCGACAACGGCGTGTTGCGCGCCGGCGAGCGTGACCAGGTGGAAAAAACCTTTTCGTCGCAGATGCATCTGAACATGCGAATTCTGGATCGCACCAGTCAATTTCTTGCCGGCTTGAAGAGCGTGACCGACCCCGAGCGGAAGCGAAAGATTATCGGGCGCTTGTTCATCAAGAATTTCGAGGTCGAGTCCAAAAAATTGAAAGGCATCAAATATCTCGTGCAAGGCACGTTATATCCCGATGTCATCGAAAGCGTCAGCTTCAAGGGCCCCTCGGCGACGATCAAAACACATCACAATGTCGGGGGATTGCCGACCAGAATGAAATTGAAGCTGGTGGAGCCCCTGCGCGAACTATTCAAGGACGAAGTGCGGGTCTTGGGCCAGGAGCTTGGCTTGCCGGATGAGATTATCTGGCGGCAACCGTTTCCCGGTCCCGGCTTGGCGATCCGGGTGCTCGGGGCCGTGACCAAGGAACGGCTGGCGATTCTGCGCGGGGCGGAAACGATCGTCGATCAGGAAATTCGAGCCGCCGATCTGTATCGCGAAATTTGGCAGGCCTTCGCCGTTCTGCTGCCGATCAGGACGGTCGGTGTCATGGGTGACCAACGGACATATGAATATGTCATTGCCATCCGTGCGGTCACGAGCCTTGATGGTATGACCGCCGACTGGGCCAAAATCCCGAATGATGTGCTCGGGAAGATGTCGAGCCGGATCATCAACGAAGTGAAGGGTGTGAATCGCGTCGTCTACGACATCAGTTCCAAGCCGCCTTCCACGATCGAGTGGGAATAA
- a CDS encoding cupredoxin domain-containing protein, which produces MSWRLCLFVMVVSTLMAWPTAATPPAAQVLMDSGSPYYVPAAVTVTAGGAIRWENPTPTHHTVTHDACFDESGRCAFDSGAVEPGGTYTIPSLPPGRYPYQCRIHPIMRGMIIVTESPLLPSQT; this is translated from the coding sequence ATGAGCTGGCGACTGTGTCTCTTCGTGATGGTAGTAAGCACCTTGATGGCCTGGCCGACGGCTGCGACGCCACCGGCAGCGCAAGTCCTGATGGACAGCGGATCACCCTATTATGTGCCCGCCGCCGTGACCGTCACCGCCGGAGGAGCCATTCGCTGGGAAAATCCCACGCCCACCCATCATACCGTGACCCACGATGCGTGTTTTGACGAGAGCGGGCGCTGTGCCTTTGATTCTGGAGCCGTTGAGCCTGGGGGAACCTATACGATCCCCAGTCTGCCGCCTGGCCGATATCCCTACCAGTGCCGCATCCACCCCATTATGCGCGGCATGATCATCGTAACGGAGTCGCCGTTGCTTCCCTCACAGACATAG
- a CDS encoding SMP-30/gluconolactonase/LRE family protein yields the protein MIKAWLLDEMFRFDRRYLTAEGSQSEWGAGDSVAEEEDLPPAPTGVAATAGNGRVMIAWDAVPDAMYYNLYFMTTKGVQIKFSELTRPIASADDFKTVIGVTKEKGTCVEGAQSPFVHDDLANGTCYHYVVTVVTQKGESPESQEVMAIPAPYLIAKIIGQEGVDEGEFSSPTGIAVDKDGNIYVADTDNHSIQKFDKDGKSLGRWGGEAGSAEGGFYYPRGLTTNADGQVYVADTGNNRVQRLDTEGNPMKAWGKFGFAWRGADMNKFDAPWGVTTDQDGNIYVTDTNNARIQKFKGDGTPLLKWGRDGSFDGAFFFPRGVAVDFVGNTYVADEGNNRIQKFDTRGSFLTKWGREGSGPGQFKAPWGVTCDALGNVYVVDQGNHRIQKFDGNGTFLCAWGNRGKTEGQLNFPSGVAVDKEGAVYVVDSGNHRVIKYIPTDEELNRGKAERERAQVVSEYPIPRNLAIKPGDTETFLSWMDVPGAASYNLYFHTSSNLTPESGTKIEGVTSPYNHSGLTNDQAYYYALTAVYEDGTESGLSDEVSATPVLIDITAPQTPYAVINHGAFMTNSPEIVVTISATDLDTGVAAYYISENPMTPMAGTPGWVEVPAAIKFGATIPFILSPGDGQKTVIVWFKDLGNNISTPASATILVNTSGYLCVSKWGKPGRGASLLHGGEFMAPIYGLAIDQQGAIFVVDNGNNRIQKFDRTGNFIILWGNFGAANSNFHNPTGIACDAKGDVYVVDTNNHRVQKFDGKLGGYIMKFGSRGNGEGQFNAPWGIAIDRVRGYIYVVDSANFRVQKFDMGGEFIMSWGSFGNADGQFYFPRGIAVDQADGTVYVVDMGNHRVQKFDTSTNVLPQLLTKWGGSSEAGHASSPLAQEAGQLRSPWGITVDGQGDVYVTDTGNHRVEKFDREGNFIAQWGGFGGGDGQFNFPYGIGVDSRGSVFAVDSGNTRVQQFMPADEGSERLQEEADAAAELGQVDKTTRV from the coding sequence ATGATCAAGGCTTGGCTGCTCGACGAAATGTTTCGGTTTGACCGGCGGTATCTCACGGCGGAAGGAAGTCAGAGTGAGTGGGGCGCCGGGGACTCCGTTGCTGAGGAGGAAGATTTGCCTCCTGCACCGACGGGCGTGGCCGCCACAGCCGGAAATGGCCGGGTGATGATTGCCTGGGACGCCGTGCCGGATGCCATGTATTACAACTTGTATTTCATGACCACCAAGGGCGTGCAGATCAAGTTCTCCGAGCTCACCCGTCCTATCGCCAGCGCAGACGATTTTAAGACCGTCATCGGGGTAACCAAGGAAAAAGGGACGTGTGTCGAAGGGGCACAGTCGCCGTTCGTGCACGACGATTTGGCGAACGGCACGTGTTATCACTATGTCGTGACTGTGGTGACGCAGAAGGGGGAAAGTCCGGAATCCCAGGAAGTCATGGCGATCCCGGCGCCCTACCTGATTGCGAAGATTATCGGCCAGGAGGGCGTGGATGAGGGTGAATTTAGCTCGCCGACCGGCATTGCGGTGGATAAGGACGGCAATATCTATGTCGCCGATACCGACAATCACTCCATCCAAAAGTTCGACAAAGACGGAAAATCCCTCGGTCGTTGGGGGGGCGAAGCCGGCAGTGCGGAAGGCGGTTTCTATTATCCACGCGGCCTGACTACGAATGCGGACGGCCAGGTGTATGTCGCGGATACCGGCAATAATCGCGTGCAACGTCTTGATACCGAGGGCAATCCCATGAAGGCCTGGGGCAAGTTCGGTTTCGCCTGGCGTGGTGCCGACATGAATAAGTTCGACGCGCCCTGGGGCGTGACGACCGACCAGGACGGCAACATCTACGTCACCGATACCAACAACGCCCGGATTCAAAAGTTTAAGGGAGACGGGACGCCATTGCTGAAATGGGGACGGGACGGCAGTTTCGACGGCGCGTTCTTCTTCCCGCGCGGTGTGGCTGTGGACTTCGTTGGGAATACGTACGTCGCCGATGAGGGGAACAACCGCATTCAGAAGTTCGACACCCGCGGGAGCTTTTTGACTAAGTGGGGACGCGAAGGAAGCGGTCCCGGCCAGTTCAAAGCACCCTGGGGTGTGACCTGTGATGCGCTGGGTAATGTGTACGTCGTCGATCAGGGGAACCACCGCATTCAAAAATTCGACGGTAACGGCACCTTCCTATGCGCATGGGGAAATCGCGGCAAGACCGAAGGCCAGCTGAATTTTCCCTCCGGCGTGGCCGTGGATAAGGAAGGGGCGGTGTATGTGGTCGATAGCGGCAATCACCGGGTGATCAAGTACATTCCAACCGATGAAGAGCTGAATCGCGGGAAGGCGGAGCGCGAGCGGGCGCAAGTCGTCAGCGAGTATCCGATTCCCCGCAATTTGGCGATCAAGCCCGGAGATACCGAAACATTCTTAAGCTGGATGGACGTGCCGGGCGCGGCGTCCTACAACCTCTACTTCCATACCTCGTCGAATCTGACGCCGGAGAGCGGCACCAAGATCGAGGGCGTGACCAGCCCCTACAATCATTCCGGATTGACCAACGATCAGGCCTACTACTACGCGTTGACGGCGGTCTATGAAGATGGAACGGAAAGTGGATTGTCGGACGAAGTGTCCGCGACGCCAGTGCTGATCGACATCACGGCTCCACAAACGCCGTATGCGGTCATCAACCATGGCGCGTTCATGACGAATTCGCCCGAAATTGTGGTTACGATTTCCGCCACCGATCTCGATACCGGCGTGGCGGCCTATTACATTTCAGAGAATCCGATGACGCCGATGGCGGGAACGCCGGGGTGGGTCGAGGTTCCGGCGGCCATCAAGTTCGGCGCGACGATTCCGTTCATTCTTTCCCCGGGCGATGGGCAGAAAACCGTCATCGTCTGGTTCAAAGACCTCGGGAACAATATCTCGACACCCGCGAGCGCAACAATTCTTGTCAACACCTCCGGCTATCTCTGTGTGTCGAAGTGGGGAAAGCCGGGTCGTGGCGCCTCTCTGTTGCACGGCGGCGAATTCATGGCGCCGATCTATGGACTGGCCATCGATCAGCAAGGGGCCATCTTCGTCGTGGATAACGGCAATAACCGCATTCAGAAGTTCGATCGCACCGGGAATTTCATCATTCTCTGGGGAAATTTCGGCGCCGCCAATTCCAATTTTCACAACCCCACCGGCATCGCCTGCGACGCCAAAGGCGACGTCTACGTGGTGGATACCAACAATCACCGCGTCCAGAAGTTCGACGGGAAGTTGGGTGGGTACATTATGAAGTTCGGATCGCGCGGGAACGGCGAAGGCCAGTTCAATGCCCCATGGGGTATCGCGATCGATCGGGTTCGCGGGTACATCTATGTCGTCGACAGCGCCAACTTCAGAGTGCAGAAGTTCGATATGGGCGGAGAGTTCATTATGTCGTGGGGCAGTTTCGGCAACGCCGACGGGCAATTCTACTTCCCTCGAGGGATCGCCGTAGACCAGGCCGACGGCACGGTGTACGTCGTCGATATGGGCAATCACCGCGTCCAGAAGTTCGACACCAGCACCAACGTCTTGCCGCAGTTGCTCACCAAATGGGGTGGCAGCTCAGAGGCCGGCCACGCCAGCAGCCCGTTGGCCCAAGAAGCCGGACAATTGCGTTCTCCTTGGGGGATTACGGTCGATGGTCAGGGAGACGTGTACGTCACGGATACCGGCAACCATCGCGTCGAGAAGTTCGACCGTGAAGGCAACTTCATCGCTCAGTGGGGTGGGTTCGGCGGTGGTGACGGGCAATTCAACTTCCCCTACGGCATTGGGGTGGATTCCCGGGGAAGTGTGTTCGCCGTTGATAGCGGAAACACCCGGGTACAGCAGTTTATGCCGGCGGATGAAGGCAGCGAGCGGTTGCAGGAAGAGGCAGATGCGGCCGCAGAGTTAGGGCAGGTCGATAAAACTACGAGAGTGTAA
- the guaB gene encoding IMP dehydrogenase encodes MLEKEIRLGLTYDDVVLVPAKSQVLPSEVDTRTRLSRNILLNIPIVSAAMDTVTEARLAIAMAQEGGIGIVHRVLSPTDQAAEIDRVKKSESGMILDPITISPDQTIRDAYDLMARYRISGIPVTKAGKLVGILTNRDLRFETRMDLKVSQVMKRDKLITAPEGTSLEKAREILHEHRIEKLPVVNKQFELKGLITIKDIEKRIKYPNACKDAHGRLRVGAALGVGPDTADRVALLVKAGVDVVVVDTAHGHSQAVLDTVKMVRKAHPQLDIIAGNIATAQAAKDLVKAGVDAVKVGVGPGSICTTRMVSGAGMPQLTAIADCARALAGSDVSVIADGGIKYSGDITKALAAGASVVMLGSLLAGTEEAPGETVLFQARTYKVYRGMGSIGAMERGGGDRYGQGGRPTPKLVPEGIEGRVPYKGLLAPHIYQMVGGVKSGMGYCGCKTIPDLQQKATFIRQTVAGLREGHVHDVIITKEAPNYRTDWE; translated from the coding sequence ATGTTAGAGAAGGAGATTCGGCTCGGACTCACCTATGACGACGTCGTCTTGGTACCGGCTAAATCACAGGTCCTCCCCAGCGAGGTCGACACCCGGACTCGCTTGTCTCGAAACATTCTTCTGAATATTCCTATCGTCAGTGCCGCCATGGACACCGTGACCGAAGCGCGGTTGGCCATTGCCATGGCGCAGGAGGGTGGCATCGGCATTGTGCACCGTGTGCTCTCTCCCACCGATCAGGCGGCTGAAATCGATCGGGTGAAGAAATCTGAGAGCGGGATGATCCTGGATCCCATTACGATCTCGCCGGATCAGACGATTCGTGATGCGTACGATCTCATGGCCCGGTACCGGATTTCCGGTATCCCTGTGACCAAGGCAGGCAAGCTGGTCGGGATTCTGACGAATCGCGACTTGCGGTTTGAGACGCGAATGGACCTGAAGGTGTCGCAGGTGATGAAGCGTGACAAACTCATTACCGCTCCGGAGGGAACCAGTCTCGAAAAAGCCCGTGAGATCCTGCACGAGCATCGAATTGAAAAATTGCCGGTCGTTAATAAGCAGTTTGAACTCAAAGGGCTGATTACGATTAAGGATATCGAGAAACGGATCAAGTATCCCAATGCCTGCAAAGATGCTCACGGTCGTTTACGGGTCGGGGCGGCGTTGGGCGTGGGGCCCGATACCGCGGACCGGGTGGCGTTGCTGGTGAAGGCCGGCGTGGACGTGGTGGTTGTGGATACGGCGCATGGGCATTCGCAGGCCGTGCTGGACACGGTCAAAATGGTGAGAAAAGCGCACCCCCAGCTGGACATCATTGCCGGCAATATCGCGACGGCTCAGGCGGCCAAGGATTTGGTGAAGGCCGGTGTGGATGCGGTGAAAGTGGGGGTAGGTCCCGGTTCGATTTGCACGACACGCATGGTGTCCGGCGCCGGGATGCCGCAGTTGACTGCGATCGCCGACTGCGCCAGAGCGTTGGCCGGGTCTGATGTGTCGGTCATTGCCGACGGCGGGATCAAGTACTCTGGGGATATTACTAAGGCCCTAGCCGCCGGTGCCTCAGTGGTTATGCTGGGTAGCCTGCTGGCAGGCACGGAAGAGGCTCCGGGTGAGACCGTTTTGTTCCAGGCACGCACCTACAAAGTATACCGGGGCATGGGTTCAATTGGAGCCATGGAACGCGGTGGCGGTGATCGATACGGCCAGGGAGGACGACCGACACCGAAGTTGGTCCCCGAAGGGATTGAGGGACGGGTGCCCTACAAAGGCTTGCTGGCTCCCCATATCTACCAGATGGTGGGCGGCGTGAAGTCGGGCATGGGCTACTGTGGGTGCAAGACCATCCCTGATTTGCAGCAAAAGGCGACGTTCATCCGCCAGACCGTGGCCGGTCTCCGCGAGGGACATGTGCACGACGTCATCATCACCAAAGAAGCTCCCAACTATCGAACTGATTGGGAATAA
- the scpB gene encoding SMC-Scp complex subunit ScpB, which translates to MEEPMSSSVEDAIEEPIEMAEPADAPSASCEMSGAEPQAVDGQVADLSGPAVDPALSDQRALKGILEALLFVTAEPIPVTRFQALLGAVTKQDVDDALASLARDYEQEGRGLQLAEVAGGYRLVTKAEFAPWLKRLEKVKAPSKLSRSAVESLAIIAYKQPIVRAEVEQIRGVETSGVIRTLLERKLVRIVGRKEEPGRPIMYGTTKFFLEHFGLRDLSQLPPLREFKELGESEQAMLPIEDMVVVDGASVPQDTASSDEGFREGRAEPVALPESGDDAAQVPEGVVVEAENGSEGELVVAELLDES; encoded by the coding sequence ATGGAAGAACCTATGAGTTCCAGCGTGGAGGATGCCATCGAAGAGCCCATCGAGATGGCGGAACCGGCTGATGCGCCATCTGCGTCGTGCGAGATGTCCGGGGCAGAGCCTCAGGCCGTCGACGGCCAGGTGGCCGATCTGTCAGGGCCGGCGGTCGACCCTGCGCTCTCCGATCAGCGAGCGCTGAAGGGCATTCTGGAGGCCCTGCTCTTTGTGACGGCCGAGCCGATCCCGGTCACTCGATTCCAGGCCCTGCTTGGCGCCGTGACGAAGCAGGACGTTGATGACGCGCTGGCCAGCCTCGCTCGGGACTATGAACAAGAGGGCCGTGGGTTGCAGCTGGCAGAAGTGGCCGGCGGGTATCGGCTCGTCACCAAGGCCGAGTTTGCCCCATGGCTCAAACGGTTGGAGAAGGTCAAGGCTCCTTCGAAACTTTCACGCTCGGCCGTGGAGTCCTTGGCGATCATCGCCTATAAGCAGCCGATCGTTCGCGCGGAAGTTGAGCAGATTCGGGGCGTCGAAACCTCGGGGGTGATCCGGACGTTACTGGAACGAAAACTCGTGCGGATCGTTGGCCGGAAAGAAGAGCCGGGACGACCGATCATGTACGGGACGACGAAATTCTTTCTCGAACATTTTGGTCTGCGGGATCTTTCCCAGCTGCCTCCGCTCCGTGAGTTCAAAGAATTGGGCGAATCCGAACAGGCGATGTTGCCGATTGAGGATATGGTGGTCGTGGATGGGGCATCAGTGCCGCAAGATACGGCATCTTCCGATGAGGGCTTCCGTGAAGGTAGGGCGGAGCCTGTGGCTCTGCCGGAGTCAGGCGATGACGCGGCGCAGGTGCCTGAGGGAGTGGTTGTGGAGGCGGAGAATGGGAGCGAGGGCGAGCTCGTGGTCGCCGAGCTGTTAGACGAGTCGTAA